The DNA window TGCGCCCCAGACAGCGACCGGACACAGCCGGCGGGCTTGTGTGAGTACATACACTCCTAGGTACCTATGAGAATAGCACACCGAGAACGGTCACGGCGCTGTGCCAGAGTTGGCGCCAAGCCTTCAGTTCCCAGGAGGATGATGCATGTGGTGCGCacgcctcgcgcccggcTGATCTGGATCGACCACTAACAGCCGTTTACCCGCTTTTCCTCTGGAGGAAGAGCTTCTCTGGATCTGGATAAGGAATCCTTTCAAGGGTCTTGACACTGGGTAACAATCATGAATGGGTGGTGGAAGTGAGCTGCGAGGTCGTTCTTGGGCTCTCCAGAGATGGGATCTGGCTTTTTGAACCCTGGAAAACCACGGTGGATCGCATACGAATGCTGCCCCGTGTCCCGCCGCTAAGTGGAGGAGACTCTACCAAGTACAGCGCAATCACCGCATGGTGCATGTCGTCGCACCCGGCAGACCGAAGAGCCCGGAGTTTCGGGCAGAAAAGCTGCCAGGCCTGGCTGGAAATAGTAAGTCAAATACGAGAGGTATCCTGCCAGCGTCTTTCTCTAGTTTCCACTCATCTTTAATGCGGTAGACCGTCCTGCGCTGTGCGCTCTGCAAGAAGCCTGCACCAGATCCCCGTGTTCTTCAACTTCTGCAAGTACCCTGGTACGTATCTcacttacacagtacagcTGGGAACTAGCGCAAGTCCCCGGAACGCCCGGGTGTCTGGGACAGAAGCCGGAACTGCGAGACGCTGTGTCAAAAAAAAAGAGGCTCATGTGCAGAACGGCACAGCCGAACCGTGGTATCCGAACCGTGGCGTTCAGACGGCCGAGCAGAGAAGAAAAAGGTCGATTTCCATGTCTTTCTATCCTCTGCGACCTTGGACTTCGGGCCGTGACATGGGTGATAGCCCGGGCTGCCCTGTGTCCGCGGCCAAACTGTTCGACGCAACACCGTGACGAACAGTGGTCTACGCTGGCTGCCTACGGGAGGTCCATCACCAACTTGCAAGACCAAGTGGGCTTGGCGATCGTTGAATTGGCCTTCCGCACCGCGACGTGTACTGGGGAAGCCGGTCTAAGTTGGCATCGGCACTGACTGACCTGCCATTGACGTAGGCCACAGCGATCAGCcgcccaccgcgccgccctACCCCCTCCACCAGTCGGTGGAATCAGTCGAGCAGCACACAATCAAGGCTTCCGGCCTTTGTCCTGGTTTTCCCGCGCGCCTTAGACGACCTACTGTAGTCCGGATGGAGCGAGAGCGACTGTGACGGGCCAGAAAATCGAGCCGTTGGCCGCCGACGCAGACCTTGCACACAAACTTTATCGACCCGGCGGTGCAGAATTAGCGAGTGGCCCGCATCGCGTGTGTTCTTAAATATCAACATCTGCGCCggcagacagacagacagacgGGATTTTGACCGTTGTCGATTTGACACGACTGCCAATCGAGAAAGCTCCCTTCAGCGCTGGCGCCTTGGCCCCTGACACCCGTTTTTGGGCAGAGAGGAAGGAGCAGGGACCCCAGCATGGGTCGCAATCGAGGTATGTGGCACTTTCCGTCCCCAGCTCAGTGCCCGCATTCCAGCGAAGCAGAGCACCCGACACCACTCCCGCTGGCACGCAGAGTCTCGCTGCCGGGGCAATCGTGCATTTCTGTTTTCGAAGGCCGTGGCGTTGTCGCCGTTGTTCCTATGCGGTGTGCAGTGCCCAGTGTCAACAACCTAGGAAAATTATTTCCTGGGTTTCTTTTCACGCAATAATAATAATCTGCGCCCCCGGCCACTCTGCTGACAACCACGGGTCCCGCTGTAACCGACTAACTGTCAAACAGTCCGGTCGTTTATTGCCCAGCTGTCAGCGACTCACAGGGATTCGCGGACCCCTCCTCCTGCGTCATCTCCCAAGAACGAAAGTTTTCCCGCCAAGCGCTTCTCGAAACCGGCCTCAAGTCCAGACTCGTTCGgcacgccctcgccgcccccCGTTCCGGACGCCTCGAGCgagccgccgtcggcgtcttCGTCTGCGACATCGCCGTCCGACGGCGAGCATGTCCCTGCACCGAACTCTCTGAATAATTCGCCGTCATCGATCCCCGCAGGGAGATCGAGGAGGACTTCACGACCCCTTTCTATCGTGCAGACCTACCAGCCGCCCGTCATGGCCGTCAACGAGCAGACCCTGCCCGAGCTGCAGCCCATCTTCACCCTGCTAAATAGCCACTCCAACAAGCTCTATCAAGAGGGCTACTTCTTGAAGCTGGACGACCAGGACATTCGTAAGGCGCCTCTCCCGCGTCTTGCACGTGTGACGTCGCTGATTGTGATTCTCGCGTGTAGGAGGGAACCCGAACCCCGATCGAACCTGGACCGAATGCTTTGCGCAGTTGGTCGGCACTGTGCTGTCGCTTTGGGATGCTGCCGAGCTGGACGCGGCGGGGGACGATGGCGAGGTGCTTCCCAAGTTCATCAACCTGACGGATGCGTCGATCAAGATGGTATCGTGGCCCGCGCTCTTGGCCCTACCAACGTTGAGCCGGTGCGGACCGAATGGCTGACACGGCAGCAGATTGAATCGCTTCCAACCAAGTCCAACGAGCAACCGCTTCAGAATATCCTGAGCATCTCTACCGCCGGCCGCAACCGCTACTTGCTTCACTTTAGCTCGCACCATTCCTTGATCCAATGGACGGCGGGGATCCGCCTTGCCATGTACGAGCATTCGACGCTCCAGGAAGCCTACACGGGCGCCCTGGTTGCGGGCAAGGGGAAGAGCCTCAATAACATCAACATCATCATGGAGCGGGCGAGACAACCGATTCAGGAATGGGTGCGCGTGAGattcggcgccggcgttcCCTGGAGACGGTGCTATTGTGTGATCGAACCGCCGAGCGAGAAGGAGTACCAGAAGGCGCAGAAGGAATTCAAGAAGCGGTCTCCCTACGACCGCTCGCACGGTCCCGTTCTGAAGGGCGAGATTAAGTTCTTCGACACAAAGAAGGATGCtgagaaaaagaagaagcaCCAAAAGCCCATCGCGTCCATCACCGACGCCTACGCGGCCTACGCCATCTACCCGCAAGCAAAGGAGCTAATCGACAGCTCGACGCTTTTGAAAGTTGAGGGCGACATCACAATTCACTCCGACCCCCCATCCTCGACCGAAGGCTTCGTCTTCATCATGCCCGAGACGCACCCTGCTGTGTCCGGCTTTGAAATGCTTCTTCGCTGCCTGTTCCCGACGTGGGATACCTTCGCGTTGtacggccggcccggccgcctGGTGGCGAGCTCTCTCGACACGCGCTCGTTGATGTTTGCGATGCCGAAGCATAAGCGATATGGCTACCTAGAGATCTTGGATGTGAGCGGCCTGATCTTGACCAATGGGAGTTCTTCGTGGTCAGAGCGGGAATGGCGGAAACGCCTCAAGGAACTGACGGGGCAACGAATGGCCGCCATGGAGGATGCCGCTGGGAGCCAAAGCCGGAACACAAGCAATAACAGCAAGCGACTGAGCCACGGGGCTCAGAACGCGGGATCCCGGCCGAGGGTGGGATTTGCGGATGACACTGGCTCTGTCCGGTCGTCGCGGTCCATGTCGCTCTCGCGACCGGGTCCGCGGACCGACTCGGCACCTCCTGACCCGAACCGGGAACGGGCGCCGTCAGCAATGGCTGAGAATGCTCGACACTCCCGGCACATTTCTGATACCCAAATAGGTGAGGCTCCGCCGGGATTCGGCCTGGAGAGTGCCCCGCCGCACGGCCCGCCGGGGATGCGCGGTCCCGAACGGGTCAAGGCCTATGCGAGCGACTTGGCTTCGACTCCCGAGAGGGTCAGTTCCGAGGATGACAGCCCGGTGAGAGAAACCATGGCCGGTCACATTGGCGAGATGCAGCGCATGGAGACGCCTGAACCGGTCAACGCGCCTCCAGCATTCGCGCATGGCTCAGGTTCTCTACCGCAGCAGAAGCCGTATCCGTCGCCGGAGATGCGCAGGGCAACCAATCGCTTGTCCAACACGACGTTGTCGcacatcgccaaggccggAGGCCTTAACCCGGATGCGCTAACGGACGAGTGGAATGAACCACGGCTCGAAACTGCGGGCGAAGGTCCAGGGCCGGGACACACCGACCCGCGAGGTCTAGCGGTACAGCCACAAGCCAGCGCCAACGCCGTGGGGACGAATGCTAATATCAATGGCTCTCCTGAAGTTCTAATGTCCCCCTCCATTGCCTCCTCGGGCCGCAACGggcccgccccgccgccacccctcAGGGATCCCGCTCGAAAGCGGTCGAACTCTCCTCTCAGAGGTCCCCCGAGGGAGGGTCCTGGCAATGCCCCCCAGGCCTTCGGCTTCCCTCCCCCCGCTCCCCCACTGTCCGGTCGTCAACAGCCTGCCGATGGACGCCGCACCCCTTCTCCCGGCCCGAAACAGCAACGATCCCCGCCGGTCTCGGGGGGTTCGCCCCCAATAAACAGGAAGCCTCTGCCCGCGAGAACGACGAGCCTGACATCTCGTGCTGTCGGTAATGGCGCCCATCCGGTTCCCGGTCAATCAGCACCCCCAAATCATGCTGCGCCGCCCCGTGGACCGGCGGCGCACCCTCGGCAGCTTGACGGGTTTGCCTCGCCGCCAGTTTCTTCACAGGCCCCTTATCGACAAAGAGACCCGGCCAAAGCGGAGGGCGGCTTCGACGACGCCTCCTCGACAACCAGCCCGGACTACGCGAGCACTCGTCCCTCGACCGACACCCAAGATTCGACCGATCGGCCCAGAGCCGGCGTGCTCAAGACTGTCGGGGACGGCTCTGCAGGCTCATCGGGGGCGGCTGCAGAGAAGGATTATGACATTCCTGAAATCAATTTTGGTCGGACACTGAACTACGGCGCACCCCTTCTCCAGGTCGACAAGTTGTCGTCCAAAGATTCGTCAGGACGAAATGACGGTGCGCCAGCTGTCGGTCGAAGATCCCCCGCGCCAACGACTGCACTCTCGCATTCTCGACAGCAATCAGACGACACTGTTCGTCGGAGCGTCGCCTGGCCGGGTCCTCCGCCGGCCGGATCATCTACAACGCACCAGCGCATTCCGTCAACGAATACTCTGACCGAACTGCGACCGTCTCACTCTCGGCACGGCTCGGCTGATCTGCTTTCGTCGGGCCGATCTAACGGTCATTCGCACTCTCGACACAGCTCCGTTGATCTGCTTTCTTCTGGACGACCGGCCAGCCGGGGGATGGGAGCTGTATTATCTGGGGGCGACCCTAACAAGCGACCAGCCAGCCGCGGCGCCCTACATTCGCGGAGCAGCTCAGCCGACCTGCTCTCCTCCGGGCGGCCCGTCAGCCAGGGAACGGGCGCAGTCCTTTCTGCGGGGGAGATGTCTTCGTCCCTGTCGGCCCGCGAGCAGGAACACGTTGCACGGGTCACTGGCACTCCGCTGATCGCCTTCGCCACAAGTAAAGGTCCGTCTCAAACACAGAACGGGCTCGTTGGTGCGATCGAGGTTAGGGAGCGCGAAAGAGCCCAGATGAAACAGGGAATCGGCGGGCAGGCAGTTGCCCAGGCCATCGACCAAAGGCAGCGAGAACAGAACCAGCAAGCACAACGAGCCGCACAGGCTGCATatgcccagcagcaggctcAGTTCGCTGCACAACATGGTCCGGTCCGCCCGCAGACGCCGGGCGCGATGGGCATGATGATGGGCGGTGCACCTTCGGTTTATGGCCCGCAAGTCCCAGCCCGTCCTCAGACCCCTGGTGCGATGAATAGGATGATGGACGGTGCTGCCCTGCCGCTTTACGGATCACAAGcgcagcccggccgcccgaATACTCCGGGGGGCATGGGCATGATGGCCGGAGGCCCTCCTCCCACTGCGTACGGCCCGGGCATGACTGGCATGGGCGGCCGAAGCATGAGCCCCGGGCCTGGCATGATGGGACCGGGGCGCTTTGCCCAAGGGCCTCCAACACCGCGGCATCAGATGATGCCGCAGTCGCCGTCATACGGCGGAGGGCTTCCGCAGGGAGGTGAATGGAGCGTACCGAGCATGCCGTATCGCCAGGGACCGCCGATGCCCCCGCCGACCATGGGCTTGGGAATGCAGGGTGGGCGGCCGCAGTCGCCGGCATTCCAGCTGCCGCCTCAGGGTCAGTACGCGCCCCCGGGCACTCCAGGCGGTCCGCGGCCAGGGACACCGGGTCGCATGCAGTTCCAGGGCCAGGCTTTCTAGGGTGGAGCCAAGGTCAAGAAGCTGAGAGCCATGTTCGAGTCCGAGACGGAGCGCAAAGAGAAGGATTCCGAGTCTACAATCGGTGCCGAGGAGTGAGGAAAAGGGGATCGAGAGCCTACCGCACAGGTCTATCTATGCTGAGGAGGCAAGGAGGGAAGGTGTCCTAGACGTTGCATCGCTGGAGCACGATTGGATAGGAGAAGTATATGGAGTACGGGTTCTGTTTCTGCTTCGCATGTGCCGCCGACAAGCAAGTGGTTTCTTTTGTTTTTCAGGCTCTGCATTTGCATCAGGGGCTTTGGCGGGACTGGTTGTGCGTCGAAGCATTCTTGACATCTTCATTTTTCATTTGTTTGCATTACCCGGGGTCGATGCGCATACGGTGTTAGAAGCTGTCTAGAACTGGTTTTTCTTTTGTCTCGTCTCTTCCCGTTGTCTGGCTCTCACTGTTCAGTCTCTCAGGGGTTGCATAGGGGGTGTGGTCTCTCCAGCATATCAAGGTACATACCTAGCATTGTtcggccatctcggcgcTGGAGGATGCTTTCGCGAGCAAAGTCATTTTTCACCACGGTCGAGTGGTAGCCTGCACTACTTGATGGTACACCATCTCCGATGTACTTACTTTAGTGTGATTCAATATTCAATCTTGGTGGATTGACGGGGAGGCACAGGTGCAGTAATTGTGACAAACGGAGCAGGTGCTGTGGTCGAGTTGCATGATACATTACCGTACATGTAACATGTACCTTATGTACATACTGGCACCAGCCAGGCCCCCCCACTTTCATCATCGAATGTAAGGTTACATTGGCATGCCTGCTTTTCTCGCGCTCCGAGTCCAGCCAGGAGAGCGCCCGGTAGTTGTCGCTGACCATCCGCTCTTTCGAATGCTGTCCGTCAGCGCCACGGCTTTTCAggtcgcgcgcgcgccgctggAATGAGAAGACTACCTGCTCGATTGCCCGGCCCCGCTTCACACGCACGAGTTCAGGCGACAACAGATACTATTGTCCCAGCCTTCGTTCCACAGTTCGTCGCCGCTCTCCATGtcccccccgccgcccgatCGACGGCATGGCGTCCTCGCTCTGCTCGACCACAGCGCAGTGGCCTGCTGGCAGCGCAACAGCGCCGGATACATCTGACCGCGCCGCTCTCGCAAGACAAGGCGCCTTCGCCGACCACAGCGACCCCGTCGCCTCCGGTCGCATATCCGCCCCTGGATGAAGACGGCAGGCTCGACCCGTCCGCCTTCCAGAAACTCCCCTTTCGCTTCGACACGGGCATCGCGCTCTTTGCGAAGCGCGCCCCGCGCCCGTTCCCGCCTCCCTACCTCTCCCCGCCCTCGGGCTCCTTCAGCGACCCGCTCAGCACGCACGATCGCAGCCGggaccgccggcgggcgtACGTCGACGGGCACCTCATACAGGGGCTCACCAACGGTGACGATGCCGTGTTTGCGAGCGACTACTTTATCTGCGCCaacgacggcgtcggcgcgtgGAGTACGCGGCCCAGAGGGCATGCGGGGTGCGTGgagctttttttttttttggtcGCCAGATACGGGTGCTAGGGGTATCTGCATGATGCTGACTTGAACAACAGATTATGGGCGCGCCTGATCCTCCACTTTTGGGCAACCGCCATATTTGAGGATGCCGCCCGGCAAGGCGCCTCCTACCGCCCCACCCCCGTCGCCTACCTCCAGCGGGCGTACGAACAGACGATCGAGGCAACCGGCCCACCCAATGACTGGCAGGGCACGACCACCGCAGCGGGCGCACAGCTGCACTACCGCCAGGTGCAAGCAAAGGATCGCAACAGCGGAGACTCGGGCTCAGGAAACCCGGGGTCCGCCAGGGCTGGGGCCGGGGCCAGCccgggcgccgacgccgacgctgaCGGGGCGGCGGTCGAGCCGCTCCTGTACGTGACCAACCTCGGGGACTCGCAGGTCATGGTCGTGCGGCCGTCGACGCGCGAGATGGTGTACAAGTCGACCGAGCAGTGGCACTGGTTCGACTGCCCGCGGCAGCTGGGCACCAACAGCCCGGACACGCCGGCCGACTGCGCCGTGGTCGACGAGGTGCCCATCCGCGAGGGCGACGTGGTGCTGGCCATGTCGGACGGCGTGATCGACAACCTGTGGGGCCACGAGATCGTGGAGAAGGTCTGCGAGAGCCTCGAGAGGTGGCGCGCCGGGgaggggcgggggcgggggcgagGGTTAGGAACAGGTCTGGGCCGTCGGGGTGACGGTcgtgatgatgatgaggttcatgatgatgatgatcaTGGGATGATGGGGTTtgtcgccgaggagctgatGGAGGCGGCAAAGGCGGTCGCGGTGGATCCGTTCGCTGAGAGCCCCTTTATGGAACATGCTATTGAGGAGGGCCTGGCCAGCGGCGGAGGTGAGTTGGTCATTCTTTTCCTCGGTTGCTGCGTGTTTTTGGCATCGACTGAcggttgttgttgctgaACGCAGGCAAGCTCGACGATATCAGCGTCGTGGCTGCTATCTGCCGGAGAAACCAGGGATGAACAAATGGAGTCTCATATGGAGACTCGGCGCTGTTGGGCCTATGGCAGGTATGTACAGCGCAAACGAGGGTAGACTTGGACCCTTGTTTCTGGGCCCGCCCGTGCTCGAAGTGTCGAGAAGGGGAAGCATGGTTCTCTATCATGGTGGATAGCATCGGGCTTCTTTTGGTGATGTTATGAGCGGACATTTGGTTTGACATCC is part of the Thermothielavioides terrestris NRRL 8126 chromosome 2, complete sequence genome and encodes:
- a CDS encoding uncharacterized protein (Contains conserved domain PP2C_SIG[smart00331], Sigma factor PP2C-like phosphatases.), producing the protein MRRLPARLPGPASHARVQATTDTIVPAFVPQFVAALHVPPAARSTAWRPRSARPQRSGLLAAQQRRIHLTAPLSQDKAPSPTTATPSPPVAYPPLDEDGRLDPSAFQKLPFRFDTGIALFAKRAPRPFPPPYLSPPSGSFSDPLSTHDRSRDRRRAYVDGHLIQGLTNGDDAVFASDYFICANDGVGAWSTRPRGHAGLWARLILHFWATAIFEDAARQGASYRPTPVAYLQRAYEQTIEATGPPNDWQGTTTAAGAQLHYRQVQAKDRNSGDSGSGNPGSARAGAGASPGADADADGAAVEPLLYVTNLGDSQVMVVRPSTREMVYKSTEQWHWFDCPRQLGTNSPDTPADCAVVDEVPIREGDVVLAMSDGVIDNLWGHEIVEKVCESLERWRAGEGRGRGRGLGTGLGRRGDGRDDDEVHDDDDHGMMGFVAEELMEAAKAVAVDPFAESPFMEHAIEEGLASGGGKLDDISVVAAICRRNQG